The stretch of DNA TTAATGTGAAGACCTAGGACATTTCTGTCCACCACTGCGGACTTtaatttataaacactgtacatgTAGGCTaccttaaatttatttcaaagttttttctttcttcaaaattaaattaactgAGCTTACTGTAATGTTTTTACCTTataaacttttaaacattttaaaactttttgacttCTTTGTAATAATACTAAGCGTAAAGGCAAACATGTTGTACAGCTATacaacaatatttttctttatattctattctataagcttttttctatttttagaatttttatttaattttttatttataaaatgttttattaaaagctaacacacaaacacacacgagCTTAGGCCTAGTTAGGGTCGAGATCAtgaatatcactgtcttccaccttcaCATCTTGTGCCACTGGAAGGTCTTTAGGGGAAATAACATGTATGTAGCTCTCATCTCCTATGACAAtgatgccttcttctggaatatatcctgaaggacctgcctgagactgttttatagttaacttttttatataattagaaggtgtatactctaaaataattattaatagtataataaatatataaaccactAACACAGTTGCTTATTGTCACTATCAAGTATTATGGATGGTACATAAATATATGAGCTATACTTTCGTATGACTGATAGTGTAGTAGATTTGTATACACCAACATCACCACAAACTCATGAGTAATGTGTTGTACTGTGACATAATGAtggctatgatgtcactaggtgataggaatttttcagctccattgtaatTTTATGGCACCACCACCCCATATGCAATCAAAATGTCATTATACAGTATACAACTATATTCAGTTCTAGGAACATATACCTTATATGCATGTAATCTGGTAGCAATGACAATCCATTAAAGGTTATTGAAGAGGGATATGATTCAATGAGAGTCTTGTTTATGAAAAATTATCTGGCTGTAGTGCTTGGAAGGTAAGACAGTAAGAGCCAGATGAAAAAGATAAGAAACTTGAGTTTTGCAAAACACACAGCTGAGTATGTTTTGGGGTGGGGACCTGAGTGGTACCAGCAtgaactcacagaattacaagtGTGGAGAGAATAAAGGCAAGGATGACCTGAACATGAATCTCTCATATTTAAAGAGCATTGAATTTGAGTAAAGCTATCAAGGACTTTTCAGCAATAGAATATTCAAACCCTTGTTCACTTTCATGTCTTTTCTATCACCCTCTGTGCAGTACGACATAATACATGATAATTTTATCTGTACTTTTTTCCCtgaaacagtgtctcactctgttgcccaggctggaatgcagtggcataatcatagctcactgcagcctccaccttctggactcaagggatctttctgcctcagcctcccaagttgctgagaccacaggtgcacacaaccatgcctggctagttttaaatttttttttagagatggggtcttgctatgttgcccaggctggcctagtTGTACTTTTGTAGTATAAAGTTCTCATCTAAAGtccccacttgtaagtgagaacatgtgttacttgtttctctcttcctgtgttagtttgctaaggataatggcctccagctccatccaagtccCTGCAAATGCGTAAAGTCACTCATTGACAAGGGAACATTACAATAATCTGTAAATATCACCGATTTCTTGATCTTacaagcttcctttttttttttttaattcagggaAAATTAAGACCATTCAATTCTTATTCTGccacttctattttatttctctgcaCTCATCTCAACTTAATTATTTAGTCTAATCCGTTAGCACTCCGAATTAGTAAAGGTTTTCAGATtgccaacaaacatacaaacacagtTGGAAAGGTTCTTAGAAGGCATCACAAACACGGAGAGGCAACTGGCGTCTCCTCACTCACAGAAGCACACTGAACTAAGAGAATCCTGTCATAGTTTCCTATTTCTGTTCATTTCCATCTATAATATGTGAATtgaatctctacaaaaaagaaattaaccatTTCccaataaagtggaaaaaaacacTTCATGGTGGTTAGCTGAATTCGTGAGATTTGCTTGGGTTCATACAAACACAAACTTGTTCTATGGAGGAAGTGTGCTATGAATCTCCAGTTTATAAACCTGTATTAGTAACAAAGACATCATACTCAACTTGTTATTAGAGGATCTACTATTGTAGCACTTGATCCATTTACAAAGCCACATTGAAGAGCAAGAAACAtgtaaaatgcttttatttttttctgctctaatTATTCTAGTATGTCATGAACAGTTGACAAAATTTTCTGGTTTGCTTTtcaataatatatacaaatatcttAAGGAATTTATTAGATACTAATGACATGagtcattaaaaagttaggacaATTGTAATTGCAAAAAACTTTAAACATACACTGACATATACTGACATCTAGCCTGCATGATTATgtgactttaaataaaaagagaatacatTCCAGTATGAGATctaaacatttccttttaatgtttttgtcaGTGAATCTATGACTTGCTTATTTCTCAGACTGTAGATAATGGGATTTAAGAAAGGAATGATGACAGTGTAAAATAGAGACTCCACCATATCTTGATCATCTGCTTGTGGAGATGCAGGGCCCACATACATGAAGAGAAGGGTGCCATAGTATAAACAGACAGATAAGAGATGGGCTCCACAGGTGGAAAAGGCTTTCCTTATGCCTttgactgactttttttttaagattgtaaAGAGGACAAATGCATAAGAGACAAGAACAGTCAAAATAGTGAatacctaggccgggcgcggtggctcaagcctgtaatcccagcactttgggaggccgagacgggtggatcacgaggtcaggagatcgagaccatcctggctaacacggtgaaaccccgtctctactaaaaatacaaaaaatagccgggcgaggtggcgggcgcctatagtcccagctactcgggaggctgaggcaggagaatggcgtgaacccgggagagggagcttgcagtgagctgagatccggccactgcactccaatccgggcgacagagcgagactccgcctcaaaaaaaaaaaaaaaaaaaaaaatagtgaatacCTGTATTGAAccagacaaaataaaaagcattaaaaaattaattgaagggTCAGTACAGGAAATCTTTAACAATGGGATAATGTCACAGTAAAAGTGATGTATTATGTTAGAATTACAGAAGGTTAATCTGAATAAAATGCCTTCATGAATTAAGGCATGAAGAAAGCCACCTATAAATGACAAGACTAATAGGCGGATGCATAGTCCATTGGTCATAATCACTGGATAAAGTAAAGGTTTGCATATGGCTACATAGCGATCATACGCCATTGTTGCCAAGAGAAAACATTCTGTGGTTGCACtgattccaaaggaaaaaaattgtatcttGCATTCAGAGAGAGAAATCATCATACTCTTAGTGAAGAAGCTGATTAGCATCTTAGGGGTCACTGAGGATGATAACCAAGCATCCGCAAAGGCTAAACTCCCGAGGAATAAGTACATTGGAATGTGAAGGTGTGAGTCTTTCCAGATGACAGCAATCAGACCAAATTTCCCATGATGGTGATGAGATATAGTATCAAGAATGCCAGGAACAGGGGTATTTTCCACTCTGATTGATAGGTAAGTCCTGTGAGAAGAAACTCTGTCAGCAATGTTGCATTTTCCTCATCCATGTCCTCGTTGGATGTACCCTGAGTGAactgaaataaacataaaaagaatattCGATAAGGATTTATAAAGTGAATACTAGAGGAGGGgagttaaaataaaatcatacactCATCAGAATGTCCTCTTCGTGTATTTATTACACTGTGCTGATGAAAACTATAGTAGGGGAATTGAAGAGGTGGAAAAATGCAATTATTTGAGTTTATAGAATGtgcatgaataaatatatttaagcaaAAAGAGAGGCAGTCTATGGATGTGATTAATTTATGTGGACACTGGAGTACGGTACAAAATTTCTGTGTCTGAGACATGGATGCAAGGTCAAGGGAAAAGATCTTTGAAAGGTCAGAAACACAAAATGAGTTAAAAGTCATGTGAAGGACTTTGAACTGTATTCTTCAGGAAATAgtcatgaatttaaaattttaagacagATGGTGGCATGTAAGACGTATAGAAAATAAGCTGCAAGGAAGGGAACCTGCAGTCAGAGATACTAATCAGGAAACTGTTTCTATTGCAAAGGAATCCCAAGCCAGATTACATATCAGAATTGTCTGGGGGGAACTTTCTTACCAAAATATAGAATATGAGGGATTACTATTAAATTCTGTAGTTCCAGAATGAGGTCtaggaatatgtatttttaagaaaatgctatTCATGTGATTCAAATGAATGCAAAGTACCTACTTCATGTGTGATAAGGAAGTGATGAGGAAGACAAAGAAATAGATTGAAAAGAATTCAGAATGTAGAGTCAACAGGGCTCTATGACATATTAGATGGGAAGAGGGTAGTCACTGAAATTAAGAGGAGTCATATGGTGATTCAAAATGAGATTGAGAACTCAGGTTCTTCGGCAGATATGGGGAAGGGGCATTCTCTGAACATCCAGGTGAGATGTACTTAGAGATGTGACTCTACtagaacttaataaaaataatgatattagaGGCATTGGGGGTAGTTTAAGGCATAGTTACAGATGTCCTACGCATTGGAGAATGTATCAAACATGAAAGAGGAACAGAGAGgcaatacaattaaaattatattaaacagGTTATAAAGTGTATCCACTTTACAGGTCATTTATTAGATGGCCAGCCCCTGGTCCTCTTTTCTACCAAATTAATCTTGGTGACTAAGAGAGAATACTACCCATTCTAGAGTTAGAAACTTACTTTTCCATCCTTCTTGCACCTAGAATGAGGCTACTTGACTAAGTTTGGCCAGCCAAACCCACCAACATAGATTTGGAATTTGGAAGGTGGAAAACAAAGGAACAGAGAACTTTTGATGCAAAAGCATCCAAAGCAGCAATATCAAGACCCTTACAAAAGCATCCACACACAGCAATGGAACTGACAGTGTGAGCTGTGGCATTTGAAATTTCAGCCATGACAGCGGGAGCTATTGTTGAGCTAGTGCTGGGACACGATTTGGGCTGCTGACTGGCTGTCTTACTTCATTCTGTTCCTGCTCATTTTTACAGGTCATTCTTCCAACTTTCCTGGCATTTCTATTTTAGATAGCTTTCCATTCAATAAACTCATCGTCCAATGCAACCAAGAGTCCTGGCTCAAACAAAGAGACAAGGgtgatatcagaaaaaaatattgagcaGAGTGATCAAAGAAGCAGGAGGGAAACTGGAGAGCTGAATATTACAGACATAAAGAGAGGAAATGTACTCAAGAAGGACAAAGTACAGGGCAAAATGCCAAAAGAAATGCTCTGGTTGGACTAAATATGAGGAGAGATCACTGATTGTGGAAATTAGAGATTTTTAGTGGCTTCAGTGAAAGCAGTTTGCATTTGCTGATAGAAttaaagccagaaaaaaataagaagtgaatGGGAAACAAATGGCACAACAGTGAGGTGAATGAACTACAGCACTCCAAGTAACGCAAACAATATTTTCCATTTGCCTACTGTTGGAGAAATGTAAATAAGTTAGTCCAACCATTGTTGAACACATAGTGGggattcctcaaaaacctaaagacagaaataccacttgacctaacaatcccattactgagtatatacccaaaggaatataaattattctactataaagacacatgcatatgtatgtgcactgaagcactgttcacaatatcaaagacatggaatcaatgaTGGAATCcagcccatcagtgatagactggataaagaaaatatgatacatatacattatggaatattatgcagccatgaaaaagaaggagatcatgtcctttgcagtgacatggatggaaatggaggcctttatccttagtaaactaacacaggaaccaaaaaccaaatactgcatattctcacatataagtgggagctaattcatgagaacacatggacacatagaggtgAACAACACACACTGTGGCATGTTGGGTGGAGGGttagaggagggagaggatctgGAAAAATATAAtgactaatgggtactaggcttaatacctgggcaatgaaataatctctacaacaaacccaaatgacacaaatttacctatgtaacaaacctgcacatgtacccctgaacttaaaaatagaTGTTTTCTGTAAgcctttttaataaaagttttcaaaagtaaggagaagaaaggaaggcagggagaggaggaaaggaagcagagaagtagaaaagaaaatctgggtagtgaaaagaaaataaaagagaaaagtagaaaacaaaaaaggcatatATGAATGAATGTAGAAAAgacaagagaagcagaaaagatacTGGAAAGCTGAGTGGTGGAAAGCCAAataataggaagagaggaagtatcAGAGAAGCACAGAGGATTGGGGGTAAATAGATGTTTTAACCCTAAAGTTCATTAAAATATGTGAATTAGATGTGAATTCTAGGAAACTTTTCTTTACTGTTACTCAAAATTCGAACTTTAGTTTCCTATGGACTTTTTGTATGAAAACAAGatccaattttaaattttacttacaaACTTTGTGTCATTCATAGATACACTAGCACTGTCTAAAAGTTCTTTCCATATATGTTACTTTGTCTTTGTTATTCTAGTGGTTAGAACTGACTTTAGGAATTCTGCTGCCTTtacttgagatctttcttctccAACAATTTTTTTGTAGCAAGATAATATTGAGCCAAGACTGCAACCTGAAACAGGCTATATACATAGCCAACAACAATAATTTCAGATGTATTTTAATTTGGaattaattacattaaattgGGCTTCATTCACTCAATCTCAatagaaaaattattgaaaatctCAAATTCTATTTGTGTGTGGATACTTTTTAAGTCATAAATATGGAAAAAGCATTGGAGGgacatttttctgcatttatatgtattttctgcacatatataaatataaatactcaatgaaattattttcaaaagtggGTAAAAAGCTAAGTATTTAAGTGACACCTTAAAAGTTTTAAtcataatatgtatttaattcaACAATAGATTATTTTATCAGAATCAACAAAACGATATCTTATATAGTGATCATTATAATTGATTATTTAAACTCAGTTTTAAGTTGTTCTGGTTCACCAAAACTTACCTTACAGAGTCACTATAGTG from Piliocolobus tephrosceles isolate RC106 chromosome 2, ASM277652v3, whole genome shotgun sequence encodes:
- the LOC111545113 gene encoding LOW QUALITY PROTEIN: olfactory receptor 5H8-like (The sequence of the model RefSeq protein was modified relative to this genomic sequence to represent the inferred CDS: inserted 1 base in 1 codon), which gives rise to MDEENATLLTEFLLTGLTYQSEWKIPLFLAFLILYLITIMGNXGLIAVIWKDSHLHIPMYLFLGSLAFADAWLSSSVTPKMLISFFTKSMMISLSECKIQFFSFGISATTECFLLATMAYDRYVAICKPLLYPVIMTNGLCIRLLVLSFIGGFLHALIHEGILFRLTFCNSNIIHHFYCDIIPLLKISCTDPSINFLMLFILSGSIQVFTILTVLVSYAFVLFTILKKKSVKGIRKAFSTCGAHLLSVCLYYGTLLFMYVGPASPQADDQDMVESLFYTVIIPFLNPIIYSLRNKQVIDSLTKTLKGNV